The following coding sequences lie in one Mucilaginibacter sp. KACC 22773 genomic window:
- a CDS encoding hybrid sensor histidine kinase/response regulator gives MSRVNSSNSISQNSISSILKDSYGFMWFGTQDGLNKFDGYQFTVYKHQSRNSKSLQANNILTICEDKKGNIWVGTRMGGLSKYDREKDEFVNFKADPKKLSALSNNNIISLFNDAKNNLWIGTDSGLNLLANGKNSFKRFIHNPKDTNSLSSASVYSICEDGYHRLWVGTDNGLNLYNEKRGNFKRFTHNPKNSKSISNNSINAIAEDEYHNVWIGTNNGLNLVNRNNLTFNRYANEADRYSATGNNPIYSLSANKAGKLWVGTNTTLQLLNVDKKAFIPINQPSPENENMPNDGIYALFADQQHTLWIGTSSEGVLKYDKNLNVFPSFKSSPTNAPSAKNIIRGLVPDSKGKLYLATDAGLVYFNPATGTGITYFHDSSAKNSLVSNYTSCILMTKAKDALWIGTYSNGVDRYDLKSKLFNHFTMGNKPTDINSTAVYTLLEDRSGNIWMGTYQGGVNTYDAKTKTIKKWINNPKDPNSIADNSIQALYESHDGHIWVGGYSNGISIYDPATSRFSRLNIENSKLTSNVISYFYEDNEHMWIGTMEGGLNCYDFKIKKITAYTEDNGLINNTVNYITADSKGFLWITTLKGITRFDPATKTFRNFGEHNGIKSMEFGLSSGARLADGRIAVGSINGFNIIDPTKLSFNNNVPVVRITGFNLFNKPARLPVSNPALKQNSFSAGQIKLEYFQSVFTFEFAALDYTISQENKYAYKLEGFDPEWRYIGNKHTVTYTNLDPGTYTFLVKASNNDGVWNDTPTTVKVIIVPPFWKTWWFRTMATILILGGVYIAYKLRVNFFNAKKHELEKLVDERTAQISKQTSDLKTLNEELQVQAEQYQAQSAELQSQSEELIDQREKEQKAREEAEKANMAKSTFLATMSHEIRTPMNGVLGMASLLSDTRLDSEQREYTEAILNSGESLLTVINDILDFSKIESGNLQLDPHNFNLRKCIEDVFDLFASKTARAGIDLIYQIDDGVPPDIFADGLRLRQILINLVGNAIKFTHKGEVFVYVTSTVSDNDTLQLMLGIRDTGIGISEDQLGNLFKAFNQIDSSVTRKYGGSGLGLVISERLTKLMGGQITVQSKKGIGSTFTFSINCKKGIQLSQATTLPDGKIAEGKKMLVVDDNETNLRILKTLLEKWKIDVTAVSSGQEALSVLSDTKNIDVVITDMQMPDMDGITLANRIKALSVLSPIILLSSIGNDSKKNYPHLFTSVLAKPVKQQHFYNIVEAVLKNEAVAGAEKKTSLLSEKFALDYPFRMLVAEDNLMNQKLIIRVLNKLGYQPHLANDGRQVLHMIAQEHYELILMDIQMPNIDGLEATKLIRKKYGAKPIIIALTANALSEDKDNCFKVGMDGYLSKPINIELLLAVLIDAYNKNKR, from the coding sequence ATGAGCCGGGTTAACAGCTCAAACAGTATCTCACAAAATTCGATATCAAGCATATTAAAAGATAGTTATGGCTTTATGTGGTTTGGTACCCAGGATGGTCTTAACAAGTTTGATGGGTATCAGTTTACCGTGTATAAACATCAGTCAAGAAACAGCAAAAGTTTACAAGCCAACAATATTTTAACTATTTGCGAAGATAAAAAAGGTAATATCTGGGTTGGTACCCGCATGGGTGGGCTTAGTAAATACGATAGGGAAAAAGATGAATTCGTAAATTTTAAAGCCGACCCTAAAAAACTGTCGGCATTAAGCAATAATAATATCATCAGTCTTTTTAATGATGCTAAAAACAACCTTTGGATAGGTACCGATAGCGGTTTAAATCTGCTTGCAAATGGCAAAAACAGCTTTAAACGCTTTATTCATAACCCCAAAGATACCAACAGCCTTAGCAGCGCGTCTGTGTATTCCATTTGCGAGGATGGTTACCACCGGTTGTGGGTTGGCACAGATAATGGCCTGAACTTATACAACGAAAAAAGAGGAAATTTTAAACGGTTTACACACAATCCTAAAAACAGCAAAAGCATCAGCAATAATTCAATAAATGCCATTGCCGAAGACGAATACCACAACGTTTGGATAGGAACAAACAATGGCCTGAACTTAGTTAACAGGAACAACCTGACATTTAACCGCTATGCTAACGAGGCCGATCGCTACAGCGCTACCGGCAATAATCCCATTTATAGTTTGTCGGCCAATAAAGCGGGAAAACTTTGGGTTGGCACCAATACTACATTACAACTGTTAAATGTTGATAAAAAAGCTTTTATACCTATAAATCAGCCGTCTCCCGAAAACGAAAATATGCCAAATGATGGCATCTACGCTCTTTTTGCCGATCAGCAACATACATTATGGATAGGCACTTCAAGTGAGGGTGTTTTAAAGTACGACAAAAATCTTAATGTTTTCCCCTCTTTTAAATCCTCACCCACTAATGCGCCATCGGCAAAAAATATCATCAGGGGTTTAGTACCCGATAGTAAGGGCAAGCTTTACTTAGCCACAGATGCAGGTTTGGTATACTTCAACCCGGCAACTGGTACCGGCATTACCTACTTCCATGATAGTTCGGCAAAAAACAGTCTGGTAAGTAACTACACCTCGTGTATTTTAATGACCAAAGCAAAGGATGCCCTATGGATAGGCACCTATAGCAATGGAGTTGACCGCTACGATCTTAAATCGAAGCTATTCAACCATTTTACAATGGGAAATAAGCCAACCGATATCAACAGCACCGCCGTTTATACTTTACTTGAGGATCGTAGCGGCAACATTTGGATGGGCACTTATCAGGGAGGCGTAAATACTTATGATGCAAAAACCAAAACAATAAAAAAATGGATTAATAACCCCAAAGATCCAAACTCGATAGCCGACAACTCGATACAAGCGCTGTACGAAAGCCATGATGGCCATATTTGGGTAGGAGGTTATTCAAACGGAATAAGTATCTATGACCCGGCCACCAGCAGGTTTTCAAGGCTGAACATTGAAAACAGCAAACTTACCAGTAATGTAATAAGTTATTTTTATGAAGATAACGAGCACATGTGGATAGGTACTATGGAAGGCGGTTTGAATTGCTATGATTTTAAAATAAAGAAAATAACTGCGTACACTGAAGATAATGGACTGATAAACAATACAGTAAATTACATAACTGCCGATAGCAAGGGATTTTTGTGGATTACTACCTTAAAGGGTATTACACGGTTTGATCCGGCTACAAAAACTTTCAGAAATTTTGGCGAACATAATGGGATCAAAAGCATGGAGTTTGGCTTGTCGAGCGGGGCCAGGCTGGCCGATGGCCGCATTGCAGTTGGCAGCATAAATGGTTTTAATATAATTGACCCGACTAAACTAAGTTTTAATAATAATGTTCCTGTTGTACGGATAACTGGCTTTAATTTATTTAACAAGCCCGCTCGCTTACCTGTATCAAACCCCGCTTTGAAACAAAACAGCTTTTCGGCCGGTCAAATCAAACTCGAGTATTTTCAGTCAGTATTCACTTTTGAATTCGCGGCACTTGATTATACAATTTCGCAGGAAAATAAATACGCCTACAAACTGGAAGGATTTGATCCCGAATGGCGATATATTGGAAATAAGCATACCGTTACTTATACCAATCTTGACCCTGGAACCTATACTTTTTTAGTTAAAGCATCCAATAACGATGGCGTATGGAACGATACTCCAACCACAGTTAAGGTAATAATTGTGCCTCCATTCTGGAAAACATGGTGGTTCCGCACAATGGCAACTATACTTATTTTGGGAGGGGTTTACATTGCGTATAAGCTAAGGGTTAATTTTTTTAATGCGAAAAAACACGAGCTCGAAAAATTAGTTGATGAGCGTACTGCACAGATAAGTAAACAAACCAGCGATTTAAAAACCTTAAACGAAGAGTTACAGGTGCAGGCCGAACAATACCAGGCTCAATCAGCAGAACTGCAATCGCAGTCGGAAGAATTAATTGACCAACGCGAAAAGGAACAAAAAGCCCGTGAAGAGGCTGAGAAGGCCAATATGGCCAAAAGTACTTTCCTGGCCACCATGAGTCATGAAATTCGTACCCCAATGAATGGTGTATTGGGCATGGCCTCGTTACTTTCAGATACGCGGTTGGATTCCGAACAAAGGGAATATACCGAAGCCATATTAAACAGCGGCGAATCGCTATTAACTGTTATTAACGATATCCTCGATTTCTCGAAAATCGAATCGGGCAACCTGCAGCTCGATCCACACAACTTTAATCTTAGAAAATGTATTGAAGATGTATTTGACTTGTTTGCATCAAAAACTGCAAGGGCCGGAATCGACCTGATTTATCAAATTGACGACGGGGTACCGCCCGATATTTTTGCCGATGGTTTGCGCTTGCGGCAAATTTTGATAAACCTGGTTGGCAACGCAATAAAATTTACCCACAAAGGCGAAGTATTTGTGTATGTAACCTCAACAGTATCTGACAACGATACTTTACAACTAATGTTAGGAATAAGAGACACCGGAATCGGAATTTCTGAAGACCAGCTTGGCAATTTATTTAAAGCATTTAACCAAATAGACTCATCAGTAACACGTAAATATGGTGGTAGCGGGCTTGGCCTGGTTATAAGTGAGCGTTTGACCAAATTAATGGGCGGTCAAATCACCGTTCAAAGTAAAAAAGGGATAGGGAGTACCTTTACCTTTAGCATTAACTGTAAAAAAGGTATTCAATTATCCCAGGCTACAACATTGCCAGATGGTAAGATAGCTGAAGGAAAAAAAATGTTGGTTGTTGATGATAATGAAACAAATTTAAGGATATTAAAAACGCTCCTCGAAAAATGGAAAATTGATGTAACAGCCGTATCCTCCGGACAAGAGGCATTATCAGTATTATCAGATACCAAGAATATCGACGTGGTTATAACCGATATGCAAATGCCCGATATGGATGGTATAACCCTGGCTAACCGTATAAAAGCATTAAGTGTTTTAAGCCCGATAATATTATTGAGCTCCATTGGCAACGACAGCAAAAAAAATTACCCACACCTGTTTACATCTGTACTTGCAAAACCAGTTAAGCAACAGCATTTTTATAACATTGTTGAAGCAGTGTTAAAAAATGAAGCAGTAGCCGGCGCCGAAAAGAAAACGAGTTTGTTATCAGAAAAGTTCGCGTTGGATTACCCCTTCAGAATGCTTGTCGCCGAAGACAACTTAATGAATCAAAAGCTCATCATCCGCGTATTAAACAAACTGGGCTACCAGCCTCATTTGGCAAATGATGGCCGGCAAGTGTTACACATGATAGCACAAGAGCACTACGAACTCATTTTAATGGATATCCAAATGCCTAATATCGACGGACTTGAAGCCACAAAGCTTATCAGGAAAAAATATGGCGCCAAACCCATTATAATTGCGCTTACCGCCAATGCGCTTAGCGAGGATAAAGACAATTGTTTTAAAGTCGGAATGGATGGATATTTATCTAAACCTATCAACATCGAACTTTTATTGGCTGTCTTGATAGACGCTTATAATAAAAACAAAAGGTAA
- a CDS encoding glycosyl hydrolase family 8 — translation MLKRGITLLLTLLTCHSLSAQHVSKPFPQHTIYTKGSILPNHINQQNLDNSVLTFYWQWKSRYVKQAADKSQSYIWFERPGNKQCVSEGQGYGMIIVALMAGADASAKTAYDALFRYYQLHPARKGQNLMAWAQDKKGNNTDHSSATDGNMDIAYSLLLADKQWGSRGNVNYLKAAKLLIADIMKYEINRQQFTILLGNDVETDSDDYFDTRTSDFMPSHFKAFKAATGDVRWDKVIDNTYRLFARLQQKYSPDAGLVPDFIQQVNKSPRPARPMYLESKYDGCYNYNACRVPWRIAADYLLYGDERAKVITGKINRWIRSTSSNNPDNISAGYTLAGNDLATRHFEALSFIAPFAVSAMTNLKNQQWLNHTWDYLLHFKLKDYDYYDNSIKMLNMIILSGNYWKV, via the coding sequence ATGCTAAAAAGGGGAATTACTTTATTGCTTACACTGCTTACCTGCCATAGTTTAAGCGCACAGCATGTATCGAAGCCTTTTCCCCAGCATACAATTTATACAAAAGGTTCCATCCTGCCCAATCACATCAATCAGCAAAACCTTGATAATAGCGTCCTTACTTTTTATTGGCAATGGAAAAGCCGATATGTAAAACAGGCTGCGGATAAAAGCCAAAGCTACATCTGGTTTGAAAGGCCGGGCAACAAACAATGCGTATCCGAGGGGCAAGGTTACGGCATGATTATAGTAGCCCTGATGGCCGGGGCCGACGCTTCTGCAAAAACAGCGTATGACGCGTTGTTCCGATATTATCAATTGCATCCGGCACGCAAAGGACAAAACCTGATGGCATGGGCGCAGGATAAAAAAGGCAATAACACCGATCATTCTTCGGCAACAGATGGTAATATGGACATCGCCTATTCATTATTACTGGCCGATAAGCAATGGGGTAGCCGTGGTAATGTTAATTATTTAAAAGCAGCTAAATTGCTGATTGCCGATATCATGAAATATGAAATTAACCGGCAGCAGTTTACCATCCTGCTTGGCAATGATGTTGAAACCGATAGCGATGATTATTTTGATACCCGCACATCAGATTTTATGCCATCGCATTTTAAAGCTTTTAAGGCCGCTACAGGCGATGTACGCTGGGATAAAGTAATTGATAACACCTATCGCCTTTTCGCCCGCCTGCAGCAAAAATACAGCCCGGATGCAGGCCTTGTGCCCGACTTTATACAGCAGGTAAACAAAAGCCCGCGTCCGGCCAGGCCTATGTACCTGGAATCGAAGTATGATGGCTGTTATAATTATAATGCCTGCCGGGTACCCTGGCGCATAGCCGCCGACTATTTGTTATATGGCGATGAAAGGGCGAAAGTAATAACCGGCAAAATTAACCGGTGGATCCGGTCGACAAGCAGCAATAATCCTGATAACATATCTGCAGGCTACACATTAGCCGGTAACGACCTGGCCACCCGCCATTTTGAAGCATTGAGCTTTATAGCGCCTTTTGCTGTTTCGGCCATGACAAACCTCAAAAACCAGCAATGGCTAAATCATACGTGGGATTACCTGCTCCATTTTAAGCTGAAAGATTATGACTATTATGATAACAGCATTAAAATGTTAAATATGATCATACTCAGCGGCAATTACTGGAAGGTTTAG
- a CDS encoding ArnT family glycosyltransferase — translation MPYRNRKSTYVYFILIFVFIKVVLNLFAIGHFGFHRDEFLHLVLADHLDWGYKEVPPFIALLAKLTITLFGNSVFAARIFPTVFAGLIIWFTGRIVVEFGGRRFAITLACLALIFSPAFAASDYLFQPVVFDQFWWVLTVWLFIKYLNTTDVRYLYWLGMAVGFGMLTKYTMLFFTIALIVGILISKQRKLLFNKHILGAMALAMLIFLPNFIWQVTHHFPVITHMKALREEQLDYITTGDFIKQQLTVHGIALFVWFTGFVFLIFSFKLRNFQFLAIAYVLIFIFLLEMDGKNYYLFGAYPMLFAAGGFGFERWLKTSGYALRTLTIACFTIPNMLLLPLVLPILPLQQTLAFFRFTGKNLPPFRFAMTWEDQKLHPTTQDYADMLGWDEMAKKVGVAYNSLTPEQQKQTIVYADNYGEAGALHHYRKRYNYPDVVSLNSSFTLWAPDTLNCKYMIYVDDNGGENIRQFVAGNMIGSYKKIGEVEYNLAREKGTGIYLLTDIKFPLKERYRKELIRKRME, via the coding sequence ATGCCCTACAGAAACCGGAAGTCGACGTACGTTTATTTCATATTGATTTTTGTATTTATAAAGGTCGTTTTAAATCTGTTTGCCATTGGGCATTTCGGCTTTCACCGCGACGAGTTTTTGCATCTTGTACTGGCCGATCATTTGGATTGGGGTTATAAGGAAGTACCGCCATTTATTGCACTGCTGGCCAAGCTAACTATCACCTTATTTGGCAATTCGGTTTTTGCCGCGCGCATTTTCCCCACCGTATTTGCAGGGCTCATTATCTGGTTTACAGGCCGTATTGTAGTTGAATTTGGGGGCCGCAGGTTTGCCATTACCCTGGCCTGCCTCGCCCTGATATTTTCGCCGGCCTTTGCCGCAAGCGATTACCTTTTTCAGCCGGTAGTGTTTGATCAGTTTTGGTGGGTTTTAACAGTCTGGCTGTTTATTAAGTACCTTAATACAACCGATGTAAGATATTTATACTGGTTGGGCATGGCAGTTGGTTTTGGCATGCTTACCAAGTATACCATGTTGTTTTTCACCATCGCCCTTATAGTGGGCATCCTCATTAGCAAACAGCGTAAGCTATTATTTAACAAGCACATATTGGGCGCAATGGCTTTAGCCATGCTCATATTTTTGCCTAACTTTATATGGCAGGTAACGCACCATTTCCCGGTGATAACCCACATGAAAGCACTCCGCGAGGAACAACTTGATTATATTACCACCGGCGACTTTATCAAACAGCAACTTACAGTTCATGGCATCGCTTTATTTGTTTGGTTCACGGGGTTTGTGTTTTTAATCTTTTCGTTCAAGCTGCGCAATTTCCAGTTTCTGGCTATCGCTTACGTACTGATATTCATTTTTTTACTCGAAATGGACGGTAAAAACTATTACCTTTTCGGGGCCTATCCTATGTTGTTTGCAGCAGGTGGCTTTGGGTTTGAACGATGGTTAAAAACAAGTGGTTACGCTTTGCGTACTTTAACTATTGCCTGCTTTACCATCCCTAATATGCTGTTGCTTCCTTTGGTACTACCCATTTTACCGTTGCAACAAACGCTGGCTTTTTTCAGGTTCACCGGCAAAAACCTGCCTCCATTTAGGTTTGCAATGACCTGGGAAGATCAAAAATTGCACCCTACAACGCAAGATTATGCCGACATGCTGGGCTGGGACGAAATGGCCAAAAAAGTTGGTGTCGCTTACAACAGCCTTACGCCTGAACAACAGAAACAAACCATTGTATACGCCGACAACTACGGCGAGGCCGGCGCATTGCATCACTACCGCAAACGATACAACTACCCGGATGTAGTATCCCTTAACAGCAGTTTTACCCTTTGGGCACCGGATACGCTTAACTGCAAATACATGATTTACGTGGATGATAATGGCGGTGAAAATATTCGGCAGTTTGTGGCCGGCAACATGATAGGCTCCTACAAAAAAATCGGCGAAGTGGAATATAATCTTGCCCGCGAAAAAGGCACCGGTATTTACCTGCTTACAGATATCAAGTTCCCGCTGAAGGAAAGGTACCGTAAGGAGTTGATCAGGAAGAGAATGGAGTAG
- the murA gene encoding UDP-N-acetylglucosamine 1-carboxyvinyltransferase: MTNAFVINGGKPLKGEITPQGAKNEALQVISAVLLTEEKVTISNIPDIKDVNKLIELLGDMGVITEKTDESTYTFIAKDIDQDFFQSEAFKTKGGGLRGSIMIVGPLLARFGKASIPKPGGDKIGRRRLDTHFLGFEKLGARFDYNPEDGFFNVDASNLQGTYILLDEASVTGTANIVMTAVLAKGTTTIYNAACEPYLQQLCKMLNRMGAKISGIGSNLLTIEGVTKLGGTEHRLLPDMIEIGSFIGLAAMTGSEITIKDVHYKELGMIPDVFKRLGIKLELRGDDIYIPAQDHYEIETFIDGSIMTIADAPWPGFTPDLLSIVLVVAIQAKGSVLIHQKMFESRLFFVDKLLDMGAQIILCDPHRATVIGLDKQVQLRGISMTSPDIRAGVSLLIAALSAQGKSTIYNIEQIERGYQHIDTRLKALGADITRI, encoded by the coding sequence ATGACTAACGCATTTGTGATAAACGGCGGCAAACCGCTAAAAGGTGAAATTACCCCTCAAGGGGCCAAAAACGAAGCACTACAGGTAATTTCGGCGGTACTGCTTACCGAAGAAAAAGTTACCATCAGCAACATACCTGACATTAAGGATGTTAACAAACTCATTGAGCTACTGGGCGATATGGGTGTTATCACCGAAAAAACAGACGAGTCAACTTATACCTTTATAGCCAAAGACATCGACCAGGATTTTTTCCAGTCGGAGGCTTTTAAAACCAAGGGTGGTGGCTTAAGGGGCTCTATCATGATTGTTGGGCCGCTGCTGGCGCGTTTCGGCAAGGCATCCATCCCCAAACCCGGCGGCGACAAAATAGGCCGCAGGAGGCTGGATACGCACTTTCTGGGCTTCGAGAAGCTTGGTGCCCGCTTTGATTATAACCCCGAGGATGGTTTTTTTAATGTAGATGCATCCAACCTGCAAGGCACCTATATCCTTCTGGATGAGGCATCTGTAACCGGCACCGCCAACATTGTGATGACTGCCGTGCTTGCCAAAGGTACCACCACCATTTACAACGCTGCCTGCGAACCATACCTGCAGCAGCTTTGCAAAATGCTTAACCGCATGGGTGCAAAAATCAGCGGCATAGGCTCAAACCTGCTTACTATCGAGGGTGTTACCAAATTAGGCGGCACCGAACACCGCTTGCTGCCGGATATGATCGAGATTGGCTCATTCATCGGCCTTGCTGCCATGACAGGGTCCGAGATCACCATTAAAGATGTGCATTACAAAGAGTTAGGCATGATCCCGGATGTATTTAAACGCCTGGGAATCAAGTTAGAGTTACGTGGTGACGATATTTACATTCCTGCACAGGATCATTATGAAATTGAAACCTTCATCGACGGTTCTATCATGACCATTGCCGATGCCCCATGGCCCGGCTTCACTCCAGATCTGCTGAGTATTGTATTAGTAGTGGCAATACAGGCCAAAGGGTCGGTTTTAATCCACCAGAAGATGTTCGAGAGCCGTTTGTTCTTCGTAGATAAACTATTGGATATGGGCGCCCAGATCATCCTTTGCGATCCGCACCGGGCTACAGTTATCGGTTTAGATAAACAAGTACAATTACGCGGCATCAGCATGACCTCGCCTGATATTCGTGCCGGGGTTTCCCTGTTGATAGCGGCATTATCGGCACAAGGTAAATCAACCATTTACAATATAGAACAAATTGAGCGTGGCTATCAGCACATTGATACCCGTTTAAAGGCTTTAGGGGCCGATATAACCCGGATATGA
- a CDS encoding DUF4290 domain-containing protein — protein sequence MAQENTPIFDYNSTRNKLILSEYGRNVQNMVKYIVALPTKEERNRYAQVVIDLMGFLNPHLRDVADFKHKLWDHLHIISDYQIDVDAPYPKPTPEAIHLKPQPLRYPHQRIKYKHYGKTIELMIEKAKAIDEPERKRHMVQAIANFMKMAYVQWNKDSVTDESIIADLYALSGGTLKLDENVNLNRVEFRPNNNQQNNNNNSRGRNNQQNNNNNNRGGGGGRANNNQNNNGPRNNNQNNRNRNQGAKKY from the coding sequence ATGGCACAAGAAAACACGCCTATATTTGACTATAATTCAACCAGGAATAAATTAATCCTGTCGGAATATGGCCGCAACGTACAAAACATGGTTAAGTACATAGTTGCACTACCCACTAAAGAAGAACGTAACCGCTACGCACAGGTAGTAATTGACCTGATGGGTTTTTTAAACCCGCACCTGCGCGATGTGGCCGATTTTAAACACAAGCTATGGGATCACCTGCACATTATATCTGATTACCAGATTGATGTGGATGCCCCCTACCCCAAACCAACGCCCGAGGCTATCCACCTGAAGCCGCAACCACTGCGTTACCCCCACCAGCGCATCAAATACAAGCACTATGGCAAAACCATTGAGCTGATGATTGAAAAGGCCAAGGCAATTGATGAGCCGGAGCGCAAACGCCACATGGTACAGGCTATAGCCAATTTCATGAAAATGGCCTACGTACAATGGAACAAAGATTCTGTTACCGACGAAAGCATTATTGCCGATTTATACGCCTTATCTGGCGGCACCTTAAAACTGGATGAAAACGTTAACCTTAACCGCGTTGAGTTTAGGCCAAACAACAACCAGCAAAACAACAACAATAACAGCCGTGGCCGTAACAACCAGCAAAACAACAATAACAACAACCGTGGTGGCGGTGGCGGCCGTGCTAACAATAACCAAAACAACAACGGCCCGCGCAACAATAACCAAAACAACCGTAACCGTAACCAGGGAGCTAAAAAATATTAG
- a CDS encoding mandelate racemase/muconate lactonizing enzyme family protein, translated as MQNKLLITHIDVYRFSIPMEPFTIATGTMDHAQNVFIRVHTDAGFYGVGECSAFPMIVGETQDTCLVMAKDFARLWIGKDALDIPARMQQLHAAAAGNTTIKSAFDIALHDLAAKNAGLPLYRFLGGEKRIVESDITIGIDSPPTMAMKALYFKASGANILKVKLGKNAAADVERVKQIREAVGPEMLIRIDANQGWSFDDAVFALQAMGEYNVEFCEQPMRTWYDDRLPELMQLSPVKIMADESVYNHHDARKQINSGSCHYINIKMAKSGGLLEAKAIHDEAASKGIACMMGGMLESRIALSAKLHFVYASPNIKFYDMDTCMLGHLVDPCIGGVAYDGYKLNIDDAIGIGADADDEFLKSCGHFRV; from the coding sequence ATGCAAAACAAACTACTCATTACTCATATCGATGTTTATCGTTTTAGCATCCCCATGGAGCCGTTCACTATTGCCACCGGCACTATGGACCATGCTCAAAATGTGTTTATCCGGGTGCATACCGATGCCGGGTTTTACGGGGTGGGCGAGTGCTCGGCCTTCCCGATGATTGTGGGCGAAACGCAGGATACCTGCCTGGTGATGGCTAAAGATTTTGCCCGGCTGTGGATTGGTAAAGATGCGCTTGATATACCCGCACGCATGCAGCAGCTTCACGCCGCCGCCGCAGGCAATACCACCATTAAAAGCGCCTTTGACATTGCCCTGCACGATTTAGCTGCCAAAAATGCCGGCTTGCCATTATACCGGTTTTTAGGCGGCGAAAAACGCATTGTGGAATCAGATATCACCATTGGCATTGATAGCCCGCCAACTATGGCCATGAAGGCGTTGTACTTTAAAGCCTCGGGGGCAAATATTTTGAAGGTAAAACTGGGCAAAAATGCAGCTGCCGATGTGGAACGGGTTAAACAGATCCGCGAAGCGGTTGGCCCCGAAATGCTCATCCGCATTGATGCCAACCAGGGCTGGAGCTTTGACGATGCCGTTTTTGCCCTGCAGGCGATGGGCGAGTACAACGTTGAATTTTGCGAACAGCCCATGCGCACCTGGTACGATGACCGCCTGCCTGAACTGATGCAGCTATCGCCCGTAAAAATTATGGCCGACGAAAGCGTATACAACCACCACGATGCCCGCAAACAGATCAACAGCGGCAGCTGCCACTATATCAATATCAAAATGGCCAAATCGGGCGGACTGCTCGAAGCCAAAGCCATCCACGACGAAGCCGCATCCAAAGGCATTGCCTGTATGATGGGCGGGATGCTGGAAAGCCGTATAGCCCTGAGCGCCAAGCTCCATTTTGTATACGCCAGCCCCAACATTAAATTTTACGATATGGACACCTGCATGCTGGGTCACCTGGTTGACCCCTGCATTGGCGGTGTTGCTTATGATGGCTATAAATTGAATATTGACGACGCAATAGGCATTGGCGCCGATGCGGATGACGAGTTTTTGAAGAGCTGCGGGCATTTTAGGGTGTAG
- a CDS encoding GNAT family N-acetyltransferase: MQIRPATLTDIPALLQFEQGVITAERPFDPTLVPGDIKYYDLEMFITSPDVELLVAELDGQLVGSGYARIKQSEKVYFDFERFAYLGFMYVLPQHRGKGINKLIIDRLKEWAKAQGLTELRLQVYADNEGAVRAYEKVGFGKHMVEMRMGLE, encoded by the coding sequence ATGCAAATCCGCCCCGCTACCCTCACCGATATCCCGGCCCTGCTGCAATTTGAGCAGGGCGTTATCACTGCCGAGCGCCCCTTCGATCCAACGCTGGTGCCCGGCGACATCAAATATTACGACCTGGAAATGTTTATCACTTCGCCCGATGTGGAACTTTTAGTGGCCGAATTGGACGGCCAACTGGTAGGCAGCGGCTACGCCCGCATTAAACAAAGCGAAAAGGTTTATTTTGATTTTGAACGCTTTGCCTATCTTGGTTTTATGTACGTTTTGCCGCAACACAGAGGCAAGGGAATTAATAAACTGATCATCGACAGGTTAAAAGAATGGGCCAAAGCACAAGGCCTCACCGAATTACGCTTGCAGGTTTATGCTGATAACGAAGGCGCTGTACGGGCTTATGAAAAAGTTGGGTTTGGGAAACATATGGTGGAGATGCGGATGGGATTGGAGTGA